One region of Kazachstania africana CBS 2517 chromosome 3, complete genome genomic DNA includes:
- the TPO2 gene encoding spermine transporter (similar to Saccharomyces cerevisiae TPO2 (YGR138C) and TPO3 (YPR156C); ancestral locus Anc_3.503) gives MSDIESVTSFDSQESNSVVEDQQQPQQYVPSISNSHNSINNDERTRLKLIRTETVKSLQDMGMNATPAVPDVNAPQSNRNAIFPEEYTIETTTGLVPVATLQSLGRTSTAISRTRTRQMDRSISVVSSRSKGELEEDEEEEEDFDEPDNNRAELDPEIEFVTFVTNDPQNPHNWPLWIRWGYTILLSCLVICVAYGSSCITGGFGTVEDKFHVSQEAAILSCSLMVIGFAVGPLLWSPVSDLYGRRVAYFVSMGLYTIFNIPCALAPNLGCLLVCRFLCGVFSASGLCLVGGSIADMFPSATRGKAIAFFAWAPYAGPCTGPLVNGFISVSTGRMDLIFWVNMAFAGVMWIVSSAIPETYAPVILKRRAAKLRKETGNPKIMTEQEAQGVNFQDMVKACLVRPLEFCVTEPVLVMTCFYVCLIYSLLYAFFFAFPVVFGELYDYGDNYVGLMMIPILIGACFALLFTFYCEKKYLSLIEKRRPTPEDRLLGAMIGAPFAAIALWILGATSEKSVMWVGPASSGLSFGFGMVLIYYSLNNYIIDCYVQFASSALATKVFLRSAGGAAFPLFTTQMYHKLGLHWASWLLAFICTAMIALPFGFAAWGKKLRHKLSKKDYSIDSIDA, from the coding sequence ATGAGTGATATCGAATCGGTAACATCCTTCGATTCGCAGGAATCTAACTCTGTAGTGGAAGATCAACAACAACCACAACAATACGTTCCTTCAATCTCAAATTCACATAATAGTATAAATAACGATGAAAGAACTCGTTTAAAATTAATTCGTACTGAAACTGTAAAATCTTTACAAGATATGGGTATGAATGCTACCCCTGCTGTTCCTGATGTTAATGCACCTCAGTCAAATAGAAATGCAATTTTCCCAGAAGAATATACAATCGAAACCACAACCGGTTTAGTCCCGGTGGCTACTTTACAATCCCTGGGTAGAACTTCTACCGCTATTTCACGTACTAGAACTAGACAAATGGATCGTTCTATCAGTGTAGTCTCTTCTCGTAGTAAAGGCGagttagaagaagatgaagaagaagaagaagattttgatgaacCTGATAATAACCGCGCAGAATTAGATCCAGAAATCGAATTCGTCACTTTTGTCACTAATGATCCCCAAAATCCTCATAATTGGCCGCTATGGATCCGTTGGGGTTATACCATTTTACTATCATGTTTGGTCATATGTGTCGCTTACGGATCCTCATGTATCACTGGTGGGTTTGGTACCGTGGAAGATAAATTCCATGTTTCACAAGAAGCAGCTATTTTGTCATGTTCATTAATGGTTATAGGTTTCGCTGTTGGTCCTCTATTATGGTCTCCAGTCAGTGATCTTTATGGTAGAAGAGTTGCTTACTTTGTTTCCATGGGTTTATATACTATCTTCAACATTCCATGTGCTTTGGCTCCAAATTTAGGTTGTCTTCTAGTTTGTAGATTCCTTTGTGGTGTCTTTTCTGCATCAGGTTTGTGTCTAGTTGGTGGCTCCATTGCTGATATGTTCCCAAGTGCCACAAGAGGTAAAGCTATTGCATTTTTCGCATGGGCTCCTTACGCTGGTCCATGTACTGGTCCTTTAGTCAATGGTTTCATTTCTGTTTCCACTGGAAGAATGGATCTAATCTTCTGGGTCAACATGGCCTTTGCTGGTGTCATGTGGATTGTTAGTTCTGCAATTCCAGAAACTTACGCTCCAGTTATCTTAAAACGTCGTGCCGCTAAGcttagaaaagaaacagGTAACCCAAAGATTATGACTGAACAAGAAGCTCAAGGTGTCAATTTCCAGGATATGGTTAAAGCTTGTTTAGTTAGACCCTTAGAATTCTGTGTTACCGAGCCTGTTCTTGTCATGACCTGTTTCTATGTCTGTTTAATTTACTCTCTATTATACGCTTTCTTCTTCGCTTTCCCTGTTGTCTTTGGTGAATTATATGATTACGGTGATAACTACGTCGGTTTAATGATGATTCCAATTTTAATCGGTGCTTGTTTTGCATTACTTTTCACCTTCTACTGCGAAAAGAAATATCTAAGCttaattgaaaagagaagacCAACACCAGAAGATCGTCTTTTAGGTGCTATGATCGGTGCTCCTTTTGCTGCCATTGCTTTATGGATTCTTGGTGCAACTTCAGAAAAAAGTGTCATGTGGGTCGGACCAGCATCATCAGGTCTTTCCTTTGGGTTCGGTATGGTTTTAATCTATTACTCATTAAATAATTACATCATTGATTGTTACGTTCAATTTGCATCATCTGCATTGGCCACAAAAGTTTTCTTAAGATCTGCTGGTGGTGCCGCATTTCCATTATTCACAACTCAAATGTATCACAAATTAGGTTTGCATTGGGCAAGTTGGTTATTAGCTTTCATTTGTACTGCAATGATTGCCTTACCTTTCGGGTTTGCCGCTTGGGGTAAGAAGTTAAGACAtaaactttcaaagaaagattacTCCATTGATAGTATTGATGCTTAA
- the CBF2 gene encoding Cbf2p (similar to Saccharomyces cerevisiae CBF2 (YGR140W); ancestral locus Anc_3.504), which yields MTEEGDLQSQVRKLSDTLSPRILHQYKTYYTQYIHWCQYNKVLVTANDNDPLPYKDVPVSAQLIHRFLLDTLITNTDEIFSLQKLKEMINSLRFLYKLCAIHGNENDSLDDTYLDSVVHLHEYWSQRDTNMNNLAIISLNLWNSNSNGLKETYFKGSLEKSRYLLDFHLVNYLRLSYTDRSKLKLASFKVNKENNIVLNNTNITLLPQDCPFLCPYTSMATYLYFRFYGVKSISKGEGFPNLLKDTNDDLLASLPIIKGRLTEYPKETTLGLGYASLFKYCNLSYTKKNYFEIPSSIPRFPSSTQSTPFDFKRILNFKSPYVNYDASDYNSKFSQRKNTTDLPPTHLINQLFPEIESYKHNYWNSLSEESKNFINLLEFLRLKLVINLPIIFKFFPNHDLFKDPLFQNADVYSYLNDPIFELNETSVLPFEIVPGSNQSHFMMNDIFKQLIEIPDQSIPMGQNSQTNIPARNVTNQSQLNEDTLDDFRKQNFQFIQFQTLSNFKTLILFLSKIFDNLSMKKSSKDSVIRQLTRFNDSIVERINKTTPKDIKEYFLKNEIIRHSQDLFPFEDNADFEKPKEKKRNSFKLLAVGDSSSDEENEDFLSSSSEDESKDSGNDSSDEEDENMQEELKFLVDTLVNSKVDSAIAKQMNKFQSKMNLMIESLIEEKVKQVIDNSDIGGIMRKRKYVDDDDDENGDDPVKSPSFVPRETIDKVKTPRFKIQERPISSPLSMDSIRRQNKSSTPKAIAHTHTDENVDPHEIREPQDSHSEVEKEDSKFRMDPSINTIEGVILEWFTPNPNMHNECVHSMNKTNDKTWRSGFETLYKQRKQITEFYVHLINLESLDRYKAIEICNDLRGDKSIKEFAKYLKQWKKEHDNSFSGLYK from the coding sequence ATGACGGAAGAAGGGGACCTACAATCGCAAGTGCGTAAACTATCTGATACTTTGTCTCCTAGAATACTGCATCAGTATAAAACTTACTATACCCAGTATATTCATTGGTGTCAATATAACAAAGTATTAGTGACTGCAAATGATAATGACCCATTACCATACAAAGATGTTCCTGTATCAGCACAATTAATACATCGTTTCCTACTGGATACTTTAATAACAAATACTGATGAAATCTTCTCACTGcagaaattaaaagaaatgattaaTAGTCTTCGATTTTTATACAAACTATGTGCTATTCAtggtaatgaaaatgactCGTTAGATGATACTTATCTAGATTCTGTAGTCCATTTGCATGAATATTGGTCCCAAAGAGATACTAATATGAATAATCTAGCAATAATATCCCTCAATTTATGGAATTCGAATTCAAATGGCTTAAAAGAGACTTATTTTAAAGGATCCTTAGAAAAATCGAGGTACTTGTTGGATTTCCATCTAGTCAACTACTTGAGACTATCATACACTGACAGATCAAAACTAAAGTTAGCTTCTTTCAAAGTcaataaagaaaacaacATAGTACttaataatactaatataACGTTACTACCACAAGATTGTCCCTTTCTTTGTCCCTATACTTCCATGGCTACCTACTTATATTTCAGATTTTATGGTGTCAAATCAATATCTAAAGGCGAAGGTTTCCCAAATCTTCTCAAAGACACTAATGACGATCTTTTGGCTTCTCTTCCAATAATCAAAGGTCGTCTAACAGAATATCCAAAAGAAACCACCTTAGGTTTAGGCTACGCCTcacttttcaaatattgtaaTTTGTCttatacaaagaaaaattattttgaaataccAAGTAGTATACCACGATTTCCTTCTTCCACCCAATCAACTCCATTTGATTTTAAGAGAATCTTGAACTTCAAGTCACCGTACGTAAATTATGATGCATCAGATTATAATAGTAAGTTTagtcaaagaaaaaacacAACAGATTTGCCACCAACTCATTTAATCAATCAATTATTCccagaaattgaaagttaCAAACACAATTATTGGAATTCTCTATCTGAGGAgtccaaaaatttcataaatttattggaaTTCCTAAGATTAAAATTAGTGATAAATTTAccaattattttcaaattctttcctAACCACGATCTTTTCAAAGACCCATTATTCCAAAATGCAGACGTTTATTCATACTTGAATGATCCAATCTTCGAGCTCAATGAAACGTCAGTTCTACCATTTGAAATTGTCCCAGGGTCCAACCAGTCGCACTTCATGATGAATGACATATTTAAACAATTAATTGAAATACCGGATCAATCTATACCTATGGGACAAAATTCACAAACTAATATTCCAGCAAGAAATGTAACTAATCAATCtcaattgaatgaagataCTTTAGACGATTttagaaaacaaaattttcaatttattcagTTTCAGACGTTATCAAACTTCAAGACCCtgattttatttctttccaagatttttgataatctgTCCATGAAGAAATCTTCTAAAGATTCCGTTATAAGACAGTTAACTCGATTTAATGATTCAATAGttgaaagaataaataaaacCACACCAAAGGAcataaaagaatattttttgaaaaatgaaatcattagACATAGTCAGGACCTTTTCccttttgaagataatgcaGACTTTGAAAAGccaaaggaaaagaaaagaaactcattcaaattattagcTGTTGGTGACTCGTCTTCTgacgaagaaaatgaagattttttatcttcttcatcagaagaCGAATCAAAGGACTCTGGTAACGATAGttcagatgaagaagatgaaaatatgcAAGAAGAGCTGAAATTTTTAGTGGATACTTTGGTAAACAGTAAAGTTGACTCTGCCATAGCAAAacaaatgaataaatttcaaagtaaaatgaatttaatgataGAAAGCctcattgaagaaaaagtcAAACAAGTCATAGATAACAGTGATATTGGGGGAATTATGAGAAAAAGGAAGTatgttgatgatgatgatgatgagaaTGGTGATGACCCCGTGAAAAGCCCAAGTTTTGTACCGAGAGAAACGATTGATAAGGTAAAAACGCCAAGATTTAAAATTCAAGAGCGTCCCATATCTTCTCCTTTGTCTATGGATTCCATCAGAAGACAAAACAAATCATCGACGCCAAAGGCTATTGCTCATACACACACAGATGAAAATGTGGATCCACATGAGATAAGAGAGCCACAAGACTCGCATTCTGAagtagaaaaagaagattcaaaGTTTAGAATGGATCCTAGTATAAATACGATTGAAGGTGTCATCTTAGAATGGTTCACACCAAACCCCAACATGCACAACGAATGTGTCCATTCAATGAATAAGACAAATGATAAGACATGGAGATCGGGTTTTGAAACATTATATAAGCAAAGAAAGCAAATCACTGAGTTTTACGTTCATTTAATCAACTTGGAGAGTTTGGACAGATACAAGGCTATCGAGATTTGTAATGACCTAAGAGGtgataaatcaattaaagagtttgcaaaatatttaaaacaATGGAAGAAAGAGCATGATAACAGTTTCAGTGGGTTATATAAATAG
- the VPS62 gene encoding Vps62p (similar to Saccharomyces cerevisiae VPS62 (YGR141W) and YPR157W; ancestral locus Anc_3.505) — translation MYPESISSSMRIYPIQVRSIAFLLCFFSLSLAVLVPWLDNDPFYKLQLEDEAIHSRQISDLPSVVPPEELTDETRSLPKHLTKVPQYVVDNCPLVHLYSEERYWPYDIKNYVNHFHLRESNGAKITTAPDKLTLQDLRAAYTFSFPNGTETKIASSELYMTSNEDFSKDPYWIVGSIPEYGTGHIKDAPAILIVVDKGNGWVDAFWFYFYPFNWGPFIMGGGPWGNHVGDWEHSLVRFHMGEPKYLWMSAHAGGTAYKFETIEKVRKLKRVNGKLQNEIIYRPLIFSARGTHANYASVGQHWHDVPFFFMPLSDFTDRGPMWDPVLNYYAYAFNGEDLDAIGDKAKEIGTEWLAFSGLWGDKQLPWKDSRQRWCPVQWKYIDGPTGPFFKHLERTSLCESFKWWNIWKGCPARRYIKRGTGLDAERNDVLGDNCGILLYNIRPLWLRGIARFLMWRGFVCAIMDYFTG, via the coding sequence ATGTATCCAGAAAGCATTAGCAGCTCAATGAGGATATATCCAATACAAGTTCGAAGTATAGCCTTTTTGTTGTGTTTTTTCTCACTTTCTCTAGCTGTATTAGTTCCCTGGTTAGATAACGATCCTTTCTATAAATTACAATTAGAGGATGAAGCAATACACTCAAGACAAATATCAGATCTTCCTTCTGTGGTACCGCCTGAAGAATTGACGGACGAAACTAGAAGTCTTCCAAAGCATCTAACTAAAGTGCCCCAATATGTTGTTGATAACTGTCCCTTAGTACATTTGTACAGTGAAGAGCGTTATTGGCCATATGATATCAAGAACTATGTTAATCATTTCCATTTGAGAGAAAGTAACGGTGCTAAGATAACTACAGCACCTGATAAACTTACGTTGCAAGATCTACGGGCCGCATATACCTTCTCATTTCCAAATGGTACAGAAACTAAGATAGCGAGTAGCGAACTATATATGACTAGTAACGAAGATTTTTCCAAAGACCCTTACTGGATAGTTGGTAGTATACCAGAGTATGGAACTGGCCACATTAAGGACGCGCCTGCTATTCTTATTGTTGTAGATAAAGGAAATGGATGGGTCGACGCATTTTGGTTTTACTTCTACCCATTTAATTGGGGACCATTCATTATGGGAGGTGGTCCATGGGGTAATCATGTTGGTGATTGGGAACATTCTCTGGTAAGATTTCATATGGGAGAACCTAAATACTTATGGATGAGTGCACATGCAGGCGGTACTGCctacaaatttgaaactaTTGAAAAGGTGAGAAAACTGAAAAGAGTAAACGGCAAGCTTCAAAATGAGATCATTTATAGACCCTTGATATTTAGTGCTAGAGGCACACATGCAAATTATGCCTCGGTGGGTCAGCATTGGCATGACGTaccttttttctttatgCCACTAAGTGATTTTACTGATCGCGGACCAATGTGGGATCCTGTTTTGAATTACTATGCATACGCATTCAATGGAGAAGATTTAGACGCTATTGGAGACAAAGCTAAAGAAATTGGAACCGAATGGCTCGCATTTTCAGGACTGTGGGGTGATAAACAATTACCATGGAAGGATTCAAGACAGAGATGGTGTCCTGTGCAATGGAAGTACATCGATGGTCCAACTGGCCCTTTTTTTAAGCATTTAGAAAGAACCTCGTTATGTGAATCATTCAAATGGTGGAACATCTGGAAAGGATGTCCTGCAAGaagatatataaagagaGGCACGGGACTTGACGctgaaagaaatgatgtTCTTGGTGATAACTGTGGCATCTTGCTTTACAACATAAGGCCCCTTTGGCTGCGTGGAATTGCAAGATTTTTAATGTGGAGAGGATTTGTGTGTGCAATTATGGATTATTTCACAGGTTAA
- the BTN2 gene encoding Btn2p (similar to Saccharomyces cerevisiae BTN2 (YGR142W) and YPR158W; ancestral locus Anc_3.506) has product MFASPCLFEQLPAFQQPQQQFNFPCFQPAFVHSSNEVIFSTSKTEHGLIVTLSKPLQRDIFKKAVEERVIELQQSTKPSYRLVSDIFGNQYYIEDKFSTQKSILEGIDYKSIGRKVAKESFRDYEIELNHSGEELVFKSSGDKLVKTLHFDNIVDDFYIYNCNVEENNDDIAFLKIGIVFKKPDEEAIEQMRKLSEIKRIQKKREQEVRLTEIKEKLLKEQQLRQTQLVEDKHQRLLNEQHQKQLKEQCQKRLEEQAYERQLLAEQYERQKQLEEQERKAALLAEQQQRQQQEQLKNQALEDERSRLNRQRLLQEQIEYQKQLVEEDRQRKIKQQHQIKKIDIDFNDETAIQSDDDDNIGEKPSVGRRRRSSPILEDVQDEEHERYTLSLNKLPKGSSLIDDA; this is encoded by the coding sequence ATGTTCGCATCCCCATGTCTATTTGAGCAATTACCAGCTTTCCAACAGCCACAACAACAGTTCAATTTCCCTTGCTTTCAACCAGCTTTTGTACACTCATCGAACGaagtaattttttcaacttcaaaaaCTGAGCATGGTTTGATTGTAACATTATCTAAGCCATTACAAAgggatattttcaaaaaggCCGTTGAAGAGAGGGTCATTGAATTACAACAATCTACAAAGCCAAGTTATAGGTTGGTTAGCGATATATTTGGTaatcaatattatattgaagataaattcTCTACTCAAAAAAGCATTCTTGAAGGCATTGACTATAAAAGTATTGGCCGTAAAGTCGCTAAAGAATCTTTTAGAGATTATGAGATAGAGCTAAATCACTCAGGCGAGGAACTAGTATTTAAAAGCTCTGGCGACAAATTAGTGAAGACTCTACATTTCGATAACATTGTTGATGACTTTTACATTTATAATTGTaatgttgaagaaaataatgacgaTATTGCCTTCTTGAAGATTGGTATTGTATTCAAGAAACctgatgaagaagctaTTGAGCAAATGAGAAAACTGAgtgaaatcaaaagaatccagaaaaagagagaacAAGAAGTCCGTTTAAcagaaatcaaagaaaagctTTTGAAAGAGCAACAGTTGCGCCAAACACAATTAGTGGAAGATAAACATCAAAGACTGCTAAATGAACAACACCAAAAGCAGCTAAAAGAACAATGCCAAAAGAGACTGGAAGAACAAGCTTATGAAAGACAATTGTTGGCTGAGCAATATGAACGTCAAAAGCAATTGGAAGAACAGGAGCGTAAAGCGGCACTATTAGCCGAGCAACAGCAACGTCAACAGCAAGAGcaattaaaaaatcaagcattagaagatgaaagaaGCCGTCTTAACAGACAACGTCTTTTACAAGAACAAATAGAATATCAAAAACAATTGGTTGAAGAAGACcgtcaaagaaaaataaaacaacaacaccaaatcaaaaaaattgatatcgATTTTAATGATGAAACTGCAATTCaaagtgatgatgatgacaatATAGGGGAAAAGCCTTCAgttggaagaagaaggaggTCTTCGCCAATCTTGGAAGATGTTCAAGATGAAGAACATGAAAGATATACCCTCTCTTTAAATAAGCTACCTAAGGGATCATCTTTAATTGATGACGCCTAA
- the SKN1 gene encoding beta-glucan synthesis-associated protein SKN1 (similar to Saccharomyces cerevisiae SKN1 (YGR143W) and KRE6 (YPR159W); ancestral locus Anc_3.508) gives MPLRNLTSEFIHSSESNSDSQEQLTESYTPSFVAEFSNDDDTYSNNDANNLDNPFLESTESVNPEAQHLLQESSRDSSNSKLRVVNERKVPNSYDYNGYYRINSQSNENNDADNILKKYKNTSGNNNGGSLQSPNFSISESLIQEPKPFDRYPKFNIVPKNRNGLPSTNSSSSSSNFLAGTADFSPFGGYPATSFPLSMDEKEDDDHIHNPDLEEESRLDKRRFLYDMRHMDLRSFLGLVGVLTLFLGGLALFVVLPALTFTDAIHRTGTTYEYVEVLTEYQYPTLQAIRTNLVDPDTPSDAKTITAKDGSTWKLVFSDEFNAEGRTFYAGDDQFWTAPDFHYAATADLEWYTPDAVTTKEGTVKLRMDAFRNHDLYYRSGMLQSWNKLCFTQGSLKISANLPNYGSVSGLWPGLWTMGNLGRPGYMATTDGVWPYSYDSCDAGITPNQSSPDGISYLPGQRLSACTCDGEDHPNPGTGRGAPEIDLIEAEADTVLKVGVASQSLQIAPFDIWYIPDYSFIEIYNFSTTVMNSYCGGPYQQAVSAVSTLNVTWYEFGKDSGSFQVYGLEYLNDDVNGYVRWFVGEKPTFTLYASALHPNGNIGWRRISKEPMSIIMNMGISNNWAYIDWQMIFFPVSMSVDYVRLYQPSNAISVTCDPDDYPTYDYIMGHPLAYNNPNLTLWKDANYSQPKNSLTGGCSSSNFTSKSKKSKLPF, from the coding sequence ATGCCATTGAGAAACCTAACAAGTGAGTTCATTCATAGCAGTGAGAGTAACAGTGATAGCCAAGAACAACTCACAGAAAGTTACACTCCTTCATTCGTAgcagaattttcaaatgatgaCGACACTTatagtaataatgatgCTAATAATTTAGATAACCCATTCCTGGAAAGCACGGAAAGTGTTAATCCAGAAGCACAGCATTTATTACAGGAAAGCTCTCGGGACAGTTCTAACTCAAAATTGCGTGTTGTCAATGAAAGGAAAGTTCCAAATTCGTACGACTATAACGGGTACTATAGAATTAATAGTCaaagtaatgaaaataatgatgctGATAATAttctcaaaaaatataagaaCACTAGcggtaataataatggtgGTTCACTACAATCTCCTAATTTCTCCATATCCGAGAGTCTAATTCAGGAACCAAAACCATTTGATCGCTATCCGAAATTCAACATAGTGCCAAAGAACAGAAATGGTTTGCCTAGCACTAattcttcgtcttcttcctcaAATTTTCTGGCAGGCACAGCAGACTTTTCGCCTTTTGGTGGATATCCAGCAACTTCTTTTCCACTTTCAATGGACgagaaagaagatgatgatcaTATACATAATCCTGATTTGGAGGAAGAGTCAAGGCTAGACAAGAGGCGATTTTTATATGATATGAGGCATATGGATTTACGATCCTTTCTGGGCCTGGTTGGTGTACTAACTTTATTCCTCGGTGGTTTGGCCTTGTTTGTAGTGTTACCAGCTTTAACATTTACTGACGCAATTCATAGAACAGGGACTACCTATGAGTATGTGGAAGTACTGACGGAATACCAATATCCAACATTACAAGCCATAAGAACTAATCTAGTTGATCCAGACACTCCATCAGACGCTAAGACAATAACAGCTAAAGATGGTTCCACATGGAAACTTGTATTTTCTGATGAGTTTAATGCAGAAGGTAGAACTTTTTATGCTGGCGATGACCAATTTTGGACCGCCCCAGATTTCCATTATGCAGCAACAGCTGATCTGGAATGGTATACCCCAGATGCTGTCACCACTAAAGAAGGTACAGTTAAACTTAGAATGGATGCTTTCAGAAACCATGACCTCTATTATAGATCAGGTATGTTACAAAGTTGGAATAAGTTATGTTTCACTCAAGGAAGCTTAAAAATATCAGCAAATTTACCGAATTATGGTAGCGTTTCTGGTTTATGGCCTGGTCTTTGGACAATGGGAAATCTAGGAAGACCTGGCTACATGGCTACTACTGATGGTGTTTGGCCTTATAGCTATGATAGTTGTGATGCTGGCATCACACCAAATCAGAGTTCACCAGATGGTATATCTTATCTACCGGGTCAAAGGTTAAGCGCTTGCACTTGTGATGGTGAAGATCATCCAAATCCTGGCACTGGTAGAGGTGCTCCcgaaattgatttgattgagGCTGAGGCTGATACCGTTTTAAAAGTGGGCGTTGCTTCCCAATCGTTACAAATCGCGCCATTTGATATTTGGTACATCCCTGATTATAGTTTCATagaaatttacaatttttctACAACAGTAATGAATTCATATTGTGGCGGACCATATCAACAAGCTGTTTCCGCTGTTTCCACATTAAATGTAACCTGGTACGAATTTGGGAAAGATTCAGGATCATTTCAGGTATATGGCCTTGAATATCTTAATGATGATGTCAACGGTTATGTTCGTTGGTTTGTAGGAGAAAAGCCAACTTTTACCTTATATGCAAGTGCATTGCATCCAAATGGAAATATTGGTTGGAGAAGAATTAGTAAAGAACCTATGTCAATTATAATGAACATGGGTATTTCCAATAACTGGGCTTACATTGACTGGCAGATGATATTCTTCCCAGTTTCTATGTCTGTCGACTATGTTCGACTCTATCAGCCAAGTAATGCAATCTCGGTGACCTGTGATCCTGATGACTATCCGACCTACGATTACATAATGGGCCATCCGTTAGCATATAACAATCCAAATTTAACGTTATGGAAAGATGCAAACTATTCGCAACCAAAAAACTCATTAACAGGCGGCTGTTCAAGTTCTAACTTCACctcaaaatcaaaaaaatctaaATTGCCCTTTTAA